In Primulina huaijiensis isolate GDHJ02 chromosome 16, ASM1229523v2, whole genome shotgun sequence, a single genomic region encodes these proteins:
- the LOC140961547 gene encoding uncharacterized protein isoform X1, with product MMKATRKSSCCALCENPNLSSICTICVNYRLNEYNCHLRLLKSKRDALYSKLTQVLVAKGKADDQHRWRVLQNENLTRLRDNLQLCKEQVSTGKAKMEKISHDLKVKYELLQSAKNTLEKNQVDQLEKYYPNLICTQKLGHMAITSERLHKQAVIIKQICKLFPQSRVNVEEERKDGNKGDYDSICNARLPRGLDPHSVPSAELAASLGYMVHLINLLVRCICVPALHNSGFAGSCSRIWQRDSYWDARPSSRCEYPLFIPGQQFCSTGGDTSWSEKSSSSFGVASMESERRPRLDSSGSNSFKYSSGFPHSVETHKDLQKGISLLKRSVACITAYCYNSLSLEVPQEVSTFEAFARLLATLSSSKEVRAVLSLRTTSSRSPKQGQQVGKSVWNVESAVSASTLIESAHGVPVARTAYDNYLPSSAASFLYGNEFFDTGKSENLIEGWDIIEHPTFPPPPSQNEDVEHWTRAMFIDATKR from the exons ATGATGAAAGCCACGAGGAAATCGAGTTGCTGTGCTCTCTGCGAGAACCCCAACCTCTCTTCAATTTGCACTATTTGCGTTAATTATAG ATTGAATGAGTACAATTGTCATCTGAGATTGTTGAAGAGTAAGAGGGACGCTCTGTATTCGAAATTGACTCAAGTTCTCGTGGCCAAG gGCAAGGCTGATGATCAACACAGGTGGAGGGTCCTTCAGAATGAGAACTTGACGAGGTTGAGAGATAATCTTCAACTTTGTAAAGAACAAGTTTCAACAG GAAAGGCTAAGATGGAGAAGATATCTCATGATCTTAAAGTCAAATATGAGTTACTTCAATCAGCAAAGAATACG TTGGAAAAGAATCAGGTGGATCAACTTGAAAAATATTACCCTAACCTTATCTGCACACAGAAATTGGGACAT ATGGCTATTACATCTGAGCGCCTTCATAAGCAAGCCGTCATCATAAAACAAATATGCAAGTTGTTTCCTCAAAGCCGG GTGAATGTAGAAGAGGAGAGAAAAGATGGAAACAAAGGAGATTATGATTCTATTTGCAATGCACGCTTGCCAAGAGGCTTAGATCCTCATTCAGTTCCATCTGCAGAGCTTGCTGCTTCTTTGGG ATACATGGTGCATCTTATAAATCTTCTTGTTCGCTGCATTTGTGTCCCTGCGCTTCATAACTCAGGATTTGCG GGTTCATGTTCTCGAATATGGCAGCGGGACTCATATTGGGACGCTCGTCCATCGTCCAGATG TGAATATCCTCTTTTTATTCCGGGCCAACAATTTTGCTCCACTGGTGGTGACACTTCATGGTCTGAGAAAAGCTCTAGTAGTTTTGGTGTAGCTTCAATGGAGTCAGAGAGGAGACCTCGTTTAGATTCCTCTGGCAGTAATAGTTTCAAATATTCATCTGGTTTTCCTCATTCAGTTGAAACGCATAAGGATTTACAGAAAGGCATATCACTTCTCAAGAGAAGTGTGGCATGCATAACTGCATACTGTTATAATTCATTGTCTTTAGAAGTTCCCCAGGAAGTCTCTACTTTTGAGGCATTTGCAAGGTTGCTGGCTACACTCTCTTCTTCCAAGGAGGTTCGAGCTGTTTTATCTTTGAGAACAACATCATCAAG ATCACCCAAGCAAGGCCAACAAGTGGGCAAGTCCGTGTGGAATGTGGAGTCAGCTGTTTCGGCAAGCACGTTAATAGAAAGTGCCCATGGGGTGCCCGTAGCA AGAACTGCATATGATAATTATCTTCCAAGCTCTGCTGCCAGTTTTCTTTATGGTAATGAGTTTTTTGATACGGGAAAGAGCGAAAACTTAATTGAAGGATGGGATATCATTGAACACCCGACTTTTCCTCCTCCTCCATCACAAAATGAAGATGTGGAACATTGGACTCGAGCTATGTTTATTGATGCAACAAAGAGATGA
- the LOC140961547 gene encoding uncharacterized protein isoform X2: protein MEKISHDLKVKYELLQSAKNTLEKNQVDQLEKYYPNLICTQKLGHMAITSERLHKQAVIIKQICKLFPQSRVNVEEERKDGNKGDYDSICNARLPRGLDPHSVPSAELAASLGYMVHLINLLVRCICVPALHNSGFAGSCSRIWQRDSYWDARPSSRCEYPLFIPGQQFCSTGGDTSWSEKSSSSFGVASMESERRPRLDSSGSNSFKYSSGFPHSVETHKDLQKGISLLKRSVACITAYCYNSLSLEVPQEVSTFEAFARLLATLSSSKEVRAVLSLRTTSSRSPKQGQQVGKSVWNVESAVSASTLIESAHGVPVARTAYDNYLPSSAASFLYGNEFFDTGKSENLIEGWDIIEHPTFPPPPSQNEDVEHWTRAMFIDATKR, encoded by the exons ATGGAGAAGATATCTCATGATCTTAAAGTCAAATATGAGTTACTTCAATCAGCAAAGAATACG TTGGAAAAGAATCAGGTGGATCAACTTGAAAAATATTACCCTAACCTTATCTGCACACAGAAATTGGGACAT ATGGCTATTACATCTGAGCGCCTTCATAAGCAAGCCGTCATCATAAAACAAATATGCAAGTTGTTTCCTCAAAGCCGG GTGAATGTAGAAGAGGAGAGAAAAGATGGAAACAAAGGAGATTATGATTCTATTTGCAATGCACGCTTGCCAAGAGGCTTAGATCCTCATTCAGTTCCATCTGCAGAGCTTGCTGCTTCTTTGGG ATACATGGTGCATCTTATAAATCTTCTTGTTCGCTGCATTTGTGTCCCTGCGCTTCATAACTCAGGATTTGCG GGTTCATGTTCTCGAATATGGCAGCGGGACTCATATTGGGACGCTCGTCCATCGTCCAGATG TGAATATCCTCTTTTTATTCCGGGCCAACAATTTTGCTCCACTGGTGGTGACACTTCATGGTCTGAGAAAAGCTCTAGTAGTTTTGGTGTAGCTTCAATGGAGTCAGAGAGGAGACCTCGTTTAGATTCCTCTGGCAGTAATAGTTTCAAATATTCATCTGGTTTTCCTCATTCAGTTGAAACGCATAAGGATTTACAGAAAGGCATATCACTTCTCAAGAGAAGTGTGGCATGCATAACTGCATACTGTTATAATTCATTGTCTTTAGAAGTTCCCCAGGAAGTCTCTACTTTTGAGGCATTTGCAAGGTTGCTGGCTACACTCTCTTCTTCCAAGGAGGTTCGAGCTGTTTTATCTTTGAGAACAACATCATCAAG ATCACCCAAGCAAGGCCAACAAGTGGGCAAGTCCGTGTGGAATGTGGAGTCAGCTGTTTCGGCAAGCACGTTAATAGAAAGTGCCCATGGGGTGCCCGTAGCA AGAACTGCATATGATAATTATCTTCCAAGCTCTGCTGCCAGTTTTCTTTATGGTAATGAGTTTTTTGATACGGGAAAGAGCGAAAACTTAATTGAAGGATGGGATATCATTGAACACCCGACTTTTCCTCCTCCTCCATCACAAAATGAAGATGTGGAACATTGGACTCGAGCTATGTTTATTGATGCAACAAAGAGATGA
- the LOC140961047 gene encoding uncharacterized protein, translating to MASSSNRRGGRDEYAPDFGEHFGYIPDFDEVEPGHEDEEAMELPNKDVGTPSSTRASNTMSTSTTTARAKRSKVWDHFDIEQQGTNNSFAVCKICKTRYSYKTGGGSGGTGTLKKHLVKATRKSSCCALCENPNLASICPICVNDRLNEYNCHLRLLKSKRDALYSKLTQVLVAKGKADDQHRWRVLQNEILTRLRDNLRLCKEKVSTGKAKMEKISHDLKVKYELLQSAKNTLEKSQVDQLEKYYPNLICKQKLKRMAITSERLRKQSIIIEQICKLFPQSRVNVEEESYDSICNARLPRGLDPHSVPSAELAASLGYMVHLINLLVRCICVPALHNSGFAGSCSRIWQRDSYWDARPSSRCVYPLFIPGQQFCSTGGDISWFEKSSSSFGLASMESERRPCLDSSGSNSFKYSSGFPHSVETHKDLQKGISLLKRSVACITAYCYNSLSLEVPQEVSTFEAFARFLYK from the exons ATGGCATCGTCTTCAAACCGTCGTGGTGGTCGTGACGAATACGCTCCCGATTTTGGTGAACATTTTGGCTACATTCCCGACTTTGATGAAGTTGAACCTGGTCACGAGGATGAAGAAGCCATGGAACTCCCCAACAAAGATGTAGGGACGCCATCGTCTACTCGAGCAAGCAACACAATGTCAACGAGCACGACGACAGCCCGTGCAAAGCGAAGCAAAGTTTGGGATCACTTTGATATTGAACAACAAGGTACGAATAACTCTTTTGCCGTTTGTAAAATTTGCAAAACGAGGTATTCTTACAAAACGGGTGGTGGTTCCGGTGGTACCGGtactttgaaaaaacatttagttaAG GCCACTAGGAAATCGAGTTGCTGTGCTCTCTGTGAGAACCCCAACCTCGCTTCAATTTGCCCTATTTGCGTTAATGACAG ATTGAATGAGTACAATTGTCATCTGAGATTGTTGAAGAGTAAGAGGGACGCTCTGTATTCGAAATTGACTCAAGTTCTCGTGGCCAAG ggCAAGGCTGATGATCAACACAGGTGGAGGGTCCTTCAGAATGAGATTTTGACGAGGTTGAGAGATAATCTTCGACTTTGTAAAGAAAAAGTTTCCACAG GAAAGGCTAAGATGGAGAAGATATCTCATGATCTTAAAGTCAAATATGAGTTACTTCAATCAGCAAAGAATACG TTGGAAAAGAGTCAGGTGGATCAACTTGAAAAATATTACCCTAACCTTATCTGCAAACAGAAATTGAAACGT ATGGCTATTACGTCTGAGCGCCTTCGTAAGCAATCCATCATCATAGAACAAATATGCAAGTTGTTTCCTCAAAGCCGG gTGAATGTAGAAGAGGAGAGTTATGATTCTATTTGCAATGCACGCTTGCCAAGAGGCTTAGATCCTCATTCAGTTCCATCTGCAGAGCTTGCTGCTTCTTTGGG ATACATGGTGCATCTTATAAATCTTCTTGTTCGCTGCATTTGTGTCCCTGCGCTTCATAACTCAGGATTTGCG GGTTCATGTTCTCGAATATGGCAGCGGGACTCATATTGGGACGCTCGTCCATCCTCCAGATG TGTATATCCTCTTTTTATTCCGGGCCAACAATTTTGCTCCACTGGTGGTGACATTTCATGGTTTGAGAAAAGCTCTAGTAGTTTTGGTTTAGCTTCAATGGAGTCAGAGAGGAGACCTTGTCTAGATTCCTCTGGCAGTAATAGTTTCAAATATTCATCTGGTTTTCCTCATTCAGTTGAAACGCATAAGGATTTACAGAAAGGCATATCACTTCTCAAGAGAAGTGTGGCATGCATAACTGCATACTGTTATAATTCATTGTCTTTAGAAGTTCCCCAGGAAGTCTCTACTTTTGAAGCATTTGCAAGGTTTCTGTATAAATGA